In Gemmatimonadaceae bacterium, one genomic interval encodes:
- a CDS encoding energy transducer TonB → MFTTLLESKPKRDKNPGGAIASVIVHAALIGLAVAVTLNAGLRSEKEHREEDVKFVQTKPPPPKPEPPKPPPPQTTVQPPPPKGFQVLTPPINIPTKIPDVDLSKAVTNEADFSGKGVEGGTSKGVVGGKGPVNPDQTYFEFQVEKPALAKEDNPKPQYPSMLESAGVEGEVLVQFVIDTTGKADMSTFKVLKSSNDLFTNSVKNVLPRMRFYAAETGGRKVKELVQFPFSFAKPKP, encoded by the coding sequence ATGTTCACCACGCTGCTCGAATCCAAGCCCAAACGGGACAAGAATCCGGGCGGTGCCATCGCAAGCGTCATCGTGCACGCGGCACTGATCGGACTTGCCGTCGCGGTCACGTTGAACGCGGGCCTGCGCAGCGAGAAAGAGCACCGGGAAGAGGACGTCAAGTTCGTCCAAACCAAACCGCCTCCACCGAAGCCGGAGCCGCCGAAGCCGCCGCCGCCGCAGACGACGGTGCAGCCGCCGCCTCCCAAAGGCTTCCAGGTGCTGACGCCGCCGATCAACATCCCGACCAAGATTCCGGATGTCGACCTGTCGAAGGCGGTGACTAACGAAGCCGATTTCTCCGGCAAGGGCGTCGAAGGCGGCACCTCGAAAGGCGTCGTCGGCGGCAAGGGTCCGGTGAACCCGGATCAGACGTATTTCGAGTTCCAGGTCGAGAAGCCGGCGTTGGCCAAGGAAGACAATCCGAAGCCGCAGTACCCGAGCATGCTGGAGAGCGCGGGCGTCGAAGGCGAAGTGCTCGTGCAGTTCGTGATCGACACGACGGGCAAGGCGGACATGAGCACGTTCAAGGTGCTCAAGTCCTCCAACGACCTGTTCACGAATTCCGTGAAGAACGTGCTGCCGCGCATGCGGTTCTATGCTGCCGAAACCGGCGGCCGGAAAGTGAAAGAGCTCGTGCAGTTCCCGTTTTCGTTCGCGAAGCCCAAGCCGTGA
- a CDS encoding Hsp20/alpha crystallin family protein, which produces MAYRGSSLVPFFGSETRPLFGLRREIDRLFDDMTGGSERSRWTPAVDVRETEKSLAIDVELPGIKPENVEVNVENGVLSITGEKRSERAHDEKDRYHMVERSYGSFFRSFQLPAGVDESQIKASFHDGLLTVDIPKAALPQPRKIEIAKHGEKEVASQPARETASRGSSPSASTGERMAASGSEPAPNEARR; this is translated from the coding sequence ATGGCGTACCGTGGAAGCTCACTCGTTCCGTTCTTCGGCAGCGAAACGCGGCCGTTGTTCGGGCTCCGCCGTGAGATCGACCGGCTGTTCGACGATATGACTGGAGGCAGCGAGCGGTCTCGTTGGACGCCCGCGGTGGACGTCCGTGAGACCGAGAAGTCGTTGGCCATCGACGTGGAGCTGCCGGGCATCAAGCCGGAAAACGTCGAAGTGAACGTCGAGAACGGTGTGCTCTCGATTACTGGAGAGAAGCGCTCCGAGCGCGCACACGACGAGAAGGACCGCTACCACATGGTCGAACGGAGCTACGGCTCGTTCTTCCGGTCGTTCCAGTTACCGGCCGGCGTCGATGAGTCGCAGATCAAAGCGTCGTTTCACGACGGTCTGTTGACGGTCGACATTCCGAAGGCTGCACTGCCGCAGCCGCGGAAGATCGAGATCGCCAAGCATGGCGAGAAGGAAGTCGCATCGCAGCCGGCGCGCGAGACGGCATCGCGCGGATCCAGCCCATCGGCATCGACCGGCGAGCGCATGGCGGCGAGCGGATCCGAGCCTGCGCCTAACGAAGCGCGCCGGTAG
- a CDS encoding ATP-binding protein yields MRSGLDLDECSLWRVSSDSTEEGAERLARAPGGTIELTVDQLPAPYGTRAGRAADVIVLTPLGGSHRDGSGGTLATIRGAALSPLERTVLTTAGFLVGSALASDESARRAAEAVVERTRQIDEQRRFIERIVDSLPVGLYVVDREYRVHAWNRKRETGLQGVLREEALGRTIFEILRRQPADMLRQEFDDVFRTGAMTQFEMTSTAAGELRTYRVSKIPMRINDAAVTHVITIGEDITEWKRAHERVAEAQRLAALGQLSAGVMHEINNPLATIAACAESLALQLNESGVPAPLHDAIAEYTHIIDHEVHRSKRIVDGLLDFSRPRGDTREVVDPNDVVEHTLFLLKHHPRFRHVRVEASLEADAEPPVLGSREQLAQVLMALLLNASDAMDGAGRVAIRSRNDAPESGVVIEVEDQGRGIAGSDLGRLFEPFYTTKSPGRGTGLGLSICYGIVADHGGRIEVESQLGVGSTFRVHLPAAQAKPTTDGQGKEKTT; encoded by the coding sequence TTGCGATCCGGTCTCGATCTGGATGAGTGCTCGCTGTGGCGTGTGTCGTCCGACTCGACCGAAGAGGGCGCCGAGCGGTTGGCGCGTGCGCCGGGTGGAACCATCGAGCTCACCGTCGATCAGCTGCCGGCGCCGTACGGGACACGCGCGGGGCGGGCAGCCGATGTGATCGTTCTGACGCCGCTTGGCGGGTCGCATCGCGATGGCAGCGGCGGCACGTTGGCGACGATCCGGGGTGCTGCGCTGTCGCCGCTCGAACGCACGGTGCTGACCACGGCAGGATTTCTGGTCGGGTCGGCGCTCGCGTCGGATGAGAGTGCGCGGCGCGCCGCGGAAGCGGTGGTCGAGCGGACGCGGCAGATCGACGAGCAGCGCCGGTTCATCGAGCGCATCGTGGATTCGCTGCCGGTGGGTCTGTACGTGGTGGATCGCGAGTACCGCGTGCACGCGTGGAACCGGAAGCGGGAGACCGGCCTGCAGGGCGTGCTGCGCGAGGAAGCGTTAGGCCGCACGATCTTCGAGATCTTGCGCCGCCAACCCGCCGACATGCTGCGCCAGGAATTCGATGACGTCTTTCGGACCGGCGCGATGACGCAGTTCGAGATGACGTCGACGGCGGCGGGAGAGCTGCGCACGTACCGCGTGTCGAAGATTCCCATGCGCATCAACGACGCGGCGGTGACGCACGTGATCACCATCGGCGAGGACATCACGGAATGGAAGCGCGCGCACGAGCGCGTGGCCGAGGCCCAGCGGCTGGCTGCGTTAGGCCAGCTGTCGGCCGGCGTGATGCACGAAATCAACAATCCGCTCGCCACGATCGCCGCCTGCGCCGAGAGCCTCGCCTTGCAGCTGAACGAGAGCGGCGTGCCGGCGCCGTTGCACGATGCGATCGCCGAGTACACGCACATCATCGATCACGAAGTGCATCGCAGCAAGCGCATCGTCGATGGCCTGCTCGACTTCAGCCGGCCGCGCGGCGACACGCGCGAGGTGGTGGATCCGAACGACGTGGTGGAGCACACGCTGTTCCTGCTCAAGCACCATCCGCGCTTCAGGCATGTTCGCGTCGAAGCGTCGCTCGAAGCGGATGCGGAGCCGCCGGTGCTCGGCAGCCGCGAGCAATTGGCGCAGGTGCTCATGGCGCTCTTGCTCAACGCGAGCGACGCCATGGATGGCGCGGGCCGCGTCGCGATCCGGAGCCGGAACGATGCGCCGGAGTCCGGCGTGGTGATCGAAGTGGAAGACCAGGGGCGGGGCATCGCCGGCAGCGATTTAGGCAGGTTGTTCGAGCCGTTCTATACGACCAAGTCGCCGGGCCGGGGCACCGGTCTCGGATTGTCCATCTGCTACGGCATCGTGGCCGATCATGGAGGGCGCATCGAAGTGGAGAGCCAGCTCGGTGTGGGCAGCACGTTTCGCGTGCACTTGCCGGCGGCGCAGGCCAAGCCGACGACGGACGGCCAGGGCAAGGAGAAAACGACATGA
- a CDS encoding redoxin domain-containing protein codes for MSAPAPTTAGSSPAVGDVAPDFTADSTAGSPVTLSSFRGKKRVLIAFFPLAFTSTCTAELCDMSDDFDQFLDKDVVILPISVDSVPTLREFKAKHNMRVDLLSDFKRDVSRAYGVLIPERFFANRAYFLVGTDGRIAWRHIEDSPGHKRTNDEILTQIAATA; via the coding sequence ATGTCCGCACCAGCTCCAACGACCGCGGGCTCGAGCCCGGCCGTCGGCGACGTCGCTCCCGACTTCACCGCTGATTCGACCGCCGGGTCGCCGGTCACGCTCTCCTCGTTCCGTGGAAAGAAGCGCGTGCTCATCGCGTTCTTCCCGCTCGCCTTCACGAGCACGTGCACGGCCGAGCTGTGCGACATGAGCGACGACTTCGACCAGTTCCTCGACAAGGACGTCGTCATTCTGCCGATCAGTGTCGATTCGGTGCCCACGTTGCGCGAGTTCAAGGCCAAGCACAACATGCGGGTCGACCTGCTCAGTGATTTCAAGCGCGACGTGTCGCGCGCCTACGGGGTGTTGATCCCCGAGCGGTTCTTCGCCAATCGCGCGTATTTCCTCGTCGGCACCGACGGCCGCATCGCGTGGCGGCACATCGAGGATTCGCCGGGGCACAAGCGGACCAACGACGAGATCCTGACGCAAATCGCCGCCACGGCGTGA
- a CDS encoding HAMP domain-containing sensor histidine kinase yields the protein MRSIRARLTIAYAGAMVGTMVAFTAALWTARRASSYEELSKHVLAQANLASNIIEQASKSGPVTVTKDTLSGPILSPTLRTLFEGMEGYVLVLDPSGRLLYGSFAYLRLSEDDRATLQREAISVKPGGQGVLLDLDKDRLLLVAVNEDMDVPNVQRVVAAESVTSTDIAIRELIGTSFAVAPLLLMASVGLAYIIAGRAFRPVGQMINEVQAITDGRSLHRRLPIDDANEEMARLGITLNEMMERLEKSFAALRRFTADASHELKTPLAVLRADVERSMSGASTRAERMVALEEALHETTRMADLVESLLTLARADEGRFDLHRERVALEPLAREVYETATILAEPAGLTVTMAEPARVSVLGDRARLRQLFLNLTTNAIKYTPRGGSVEISLTSYEHTAAFSVRDTGIGISASDLPHIFERFYRADRARSRGTERSGFGLGLAISQWIAEAHGGTISVRSRYGRGSTFTVTLPVPDEEPDHVLRDRAEGPAAA from the coding sequence GTGAGAAGCATTCGGGCCCGCCTCACGATTGCCTACGCGGGCGCAATGGTCGGCACGATGGTGGCCTTCACCGCGGCGCTGTGGACGGCGCGCCGTGCGAGCTCCTACGAAGAGCTGTCCAAGCATGTGCTGGCGCAGGCGAATCTCGCGTCCAACATCATCGAGCAGGCGAGCAAGTCGGGGCCCGTCACGGTGACGAAGGACACGCTGTCGGGACCGATTCTCTCGCCGACGCTGCGGACGCTGTTCGAGGGCATGGAAGGGTACGTGCTCGTCCTCGACCCGAGCGGGCGGCTGCTGTACGGCTCGTTCGCCTACCTGCGCCTGTCCGAAGACGACCGCGCGACACTGCAGCGCGAGGCGATCTCGGTGAAGCCGGGCGGCCAGGGCGTCCTGCTCGATCTCGACAAAGACCGCCTGCTGCTGGTGGCGGTGAACGAAGACATGGACGTGCCTAACGTTCAGCGCGTCGTGGCCGCGGAGTCGGTCACCTCCACCGACATCGCGATTCGCGAGCTCATCGGCACCAGCTTCGCGGTCGCGCCGCTCCTGCTCATGGCGTCGGTCGGGCTGGCGTACATCATCGCCGGGCGTGCGTTCCGTCCCGTTGGGCAGATGATCAACGAAGTGCAGGCCATCACCGACGGGCGCAGCCTGCACCGGCGTCTGCCGATCGACGATGCCAACGAAGAGATGGCCCGCCTCGGCATCACGCTCAACGAGATGATGGAACGCCTCGAGAAGTCGTTCGCGGCGTTGCGCAGATTCACCGCGGATGCGAGCCACGAGCTCAAGACGCCGTTGGCCGTGCTGCGCGCCGACGTCGAGCGCTCCATGAGCGGCGCGTCGACCCGCGCCGAACGGATGGTGGCGCTCGAGGAAGCGCTGCACGAGACGACGCGGATGGCGGATCTGGTGGAGAGCCTGCTCACGCTGGCGCGGGCGGATGAAGGGCGCTTCGATCTGCACCGCGAGCGCGTGGCACTCGAGCCGCTGGCGCGCGAAGTCTACGAGACCGCGACGATTCTGGCCGAGCCCGCAGGCCTAACGGTGACCATGGCCGAGCCGGCGCGCGTGTCGGTGCTCGGCGACCGGGCGCGGCTGCGCCAACTCTTCCTGAACCTCACCACGAATGCGATCAAGTACACGCCGCGCGGCGGCAGCGTGGAAATCTCGCTCACATCGTACGAGCACACCGCCGCGTTCTCGGTGCGCGACACCGGCATCGGGATCTCTGCCTCCGATCTGCCGCACATTTTCGAGCGCTTCTATCGCGCGGATCGCGCGCGCTCGCGCGGCACGGAACGATCAGGGTTCGGTTTGGGACTCGCCATCAGCCAGTGGATTGCCGAAGCCCACGGCGGCACCATCTCCGTCAGGTCGCGATACGGGCGCGGCAGCACGTTCACCGTGACTCTCCCGGTGCCTGACGAAGAACCGGACCACGTCTTGCGTGACCGCGCCGAGGGCCCAGCCGCAGCCTGA
- a CDS encoding response regulator transcription factor — MKILVIEDDPTVGQYVKRGLEEQRWGVDLVPDGEEGERRAHSDAYDLIVLDMRLPGRSGMEVLHNLRARGFQRPVLVLTAQDAVDAKVQALRAGADDYVTKPFAFEEFLARVEALSRRPLAIAEPQLRVKDLELDKNTRTVRRAGRDLELTPKEYTVLEYLMRHTGRVMSRTLITEYAWGYHFDPGTNIVDVVINHLRKKVDANAPVKLIHTVRGVGYVIRE, encoded by the coding sequence ATGAAGATTCTGGTAATCGAGGATGATCCGACCGTTGGGCAGTACGTCAAGCGCGGGCTCGAAGAGCAGCGCTGGGGCGTCGATCTCGTGCCCGACGGCGAAGAGGGCGAACGGCGGGCCCATTCGGACGCGTACGATCTCATCGTGCTGGACATGCGGCTGCCCGGCCGATCGGGCATGGAAGTGCTGCACAACCTGCGCGCGCGCGGCTTTCAGCGCCCGGTGCTGGTGCTCACCGCGCAGGACGCCGTCGACGCGAAGGTGCAGGCGCTGCGCGCCGGCGCCGACGACTACGTCACCAAGCCGTTCGCGTTCGAGGAGTTTCTGGCGCGCGTCGAAGCGCTGAGCCGCCGGCCGCTGGCCATCGCCGAGCCGCAGCTGCGGGTGAAGGATCTCGAGCTGGACAAGAACACGCGCACCGTTAGGCGCGCGGGACGCGACCTCGAGCTCACGCCCAAGGAATACACGGTGCTGGAGTACCTGATGCGTCACACGGGGCGCGTGATGAGCCGGACGCTCATCACCGAGTACGCGTGGGGCTATCACTTCGATCCAGGGACGAACATCGTGGACGTGGTGATCAACCACCTCCGCAAGAAGGTCGACGCGAACGCGCCCGTGAAACTGATCCACACCGTCCGCGGTGTGGGCTACGTGATACGCGAGTGA
- a CDS encoding sigma-54 dependent transcriptional regulator → MRGDARIKVLIAEDEPNLGALLEKFLAGRGHEVRTFTDGRAALDALRAEAFDVALLDIVMPELDGLEVLRQVREDVSPPEVIIITGNGTIETAISAMKLGAYDYLSKPYRMAEIEVLVRRAWEKRQLSLENTLLQSRLARADAVPEVVTQYAPMQAVLALVERVAKSDSAVLVSGESGTGKELIAHSLHRLSHRAAGPLVDLNCAAIPDDSLESELFGHERGAFPGAVARKLGLFELASGGTIFMDEIGALDQRLQGKLLRALELGSFYRVGGTQKVHTDLRVVAASNQDLAQRVADGTFRSDLYYRINTISITLPPLRERTVDVPLLAAHFLAQFGGPTAPTLAPDALEAMQHYAWPGNVRELRNVMERAVLLATNGVVHAADLPLGGPASGGRAAEPMVPLDDVERRHIESVLTHVNWHQGKAAEVLGISPKTLYRKIREYGFHRPTPG, encoded by the coding sequence ATGAGAGGCGACGCACGAATCAAGGTTCTGATCGCGGAAGACGAGCCGAATCTCGGCGCGCTGCTGGAGAAATTTCTCGCCGGCCGCGGTCACGAGGTGCGCACGTTCACCGACGGGCGGGCAGCGTTAGACGCGCTGCGCGCCGAGGCGTTCGACGTGGCACTGCTCGACATCGTGATGCCGGAGCTCGATGGGTTGGAAGTGCTCCGGCAGGTTCGTGAGGACGTGTCGCCGCCGGAGGTGATCATCATCACCGGCAACGGCACGATCGAAACGGCCATCAGCGCGATGAAGCTCGGCGCCTACGATTACCTGAGCAAGCCGTATCGCATGGCGGAGATCGAAGTGCTCGTGCGCCGCGCATGGGAAAAGCGCCAGCTCTCGCTCGAAAACACGCTCTTGCAGTCGCGGTTGGCGCGGGCCGACGCGGTGCCGGAAGTGGTGACGCAGTACGCGCCGATGCAAGCGGTGCTCGCCCTGGTGGAGCGCGTGGCGAAGAGCGATTCGGCGGTGCTGGTGTCGGGCGAGAGCGGCACCGGCAAGGAGCTCATCGCGCACTCGCTCCACCGCTTGTCGCATCGCGCGGCCGGTCCGTTAGTCGACTTGAACTGCGCGGCGATTCCCGACGACTCGCTGGAGAGCGAGTTGTTCGGCCACGAGCGCGGCGCGTTCCCGGGCGCGGTGGCGCGGAAGCTCGGGCTCTTCGAGCTGGCGTCGGGCGGCACCATCTTCATGGACGAAATCGGCGCCCTCGATCAACGGCTCCAGGGCAAGCTGCTGCGCGCGCTCGAGCTGGGGAGCTTCTATCGGGTGGGCGGCACGCAGAAAGTGCATACCGATCTGCGCGTGGTTGCGGCGAGCAATCAGGATCTGGCGCAGCGCGTAGCCGATGGAACGTTCCGCAGTGATCTTTACTATCGCATCAATACGATCAGCATCACGCTGCCGCCGTTGCGCGAGCGGACGGTGGACGTGCCGCTGCTGGCGGCCCATTTTCTGGCGCAGTTCGGCGGGCCCACGGCGCCGACGCTGGCGCCGGATGCGCTCGAGGCGATGCAGCACTACGCGTGGCCGGGCAACGTGCGCGAGCTGCGCAACGTGATGGAGCGCGCGGTCTTGCTGGCGACGAACGGGGTCGTCCACGCGGCGGACCTTCCGTTAGGCGGGCCGGCCTCCGGCGGCCGGGCTGCCGAGCCGATGGTCCCGCTCGACGACGTCGAACGGCGCCACATCGAGTCGGTGTTGACGCACGTGAACTGGCACCAAGGCAAGGCCGCCGAGGTCCTCGGTATTTCGCCCAAGACGTTGTATCGCAAGATTCGCGAATACGGGTTCCACCGACCGACGCCCGGATGA
- a CDS encoding biopolymer transporter ExbD, with amino-acid sequence MAMSSTGSSGAVKAEPNVTPLIDVMLVLLIIFMIVTPLINSGFQAQPPDGINIKAHPEENDDVVLGIDAYGQYYLNKKKIENSTLAARTRDIFNAPGRQEFIMYLKADRNIKYAKVLDAIDIIEHNGVRVLAAITDQTPGTRSTVPGDILSPTPNKQ; translated from the coding sequence ATGGCGATGTCGTCCACAGGGTCGAGCGGCGCGGTCAAAGCGGAGCCCAACGTCACGCCGTTGATCGACGTCATGCTCGTGTTGTTGATCATTTTCATGATCGTGACGCCGCTCATCAATTCCGGCTTCCAGGCGCAGCCGCCCGATGGCATCAACATCAAGGCGCATCCCGAAGAGAACGATGACGTCGTGCTCGGGATCGATGCGTACGGACAGTACTATCTGAACAAGAAGAAGATCGAGAACTCGACGCTGGCCGCGCGCACGCGGGACATCTTCAATGCGCCGGGCCGGCAGGAGTTCATCATGTACCTCAAGGCAGACCGGAACATCAAGTACGCCAAGGTGCTCGACGCGATCGACATCATCGAGCACAACGGGGTGCGCGTGCTGGCAGCCATCACCGACCAGACGCCGGGAACCCGCTCCACGGTGCCGGGCGACATCTTGTCGCCGACGCCTAACAAACAGTAG
- a CDS encoding sensor histidine kinase yields the protein MSEARIVIVAPSKANVRAAATTRALARALERMDFRVAHATPADAVDSVDERVEAVIVAATRPIVLPIARRLKARFQMPLLPIVALTAAPRQRPNGAAPDVWLRASTPCAEVADRVEELVRIRHAEREMVRLSTTLAELAAENGRLYERARRDAEATALLLRELQHRVRNNLAAIQALLVLERHRAPPRALPEALDVAIARLRSMAALQDSLLPHASEVELASLARAVANGALDVFGAGDRVRCDVTGGATLPARSASAVAIVLNELITNALKHADAQTVDVTIRQNGRAVELDVADDGRGMPATSASGSGLVIVRAVVQNELGGSLSYVPSACGTRARIAIPAAAGDGAAGAD from the coding sequence ATGTCCGAAGCACGCATCGTGATCGTGGCTCCCTCGAAAGCGAATGTGCGCGCCGCGGCGACGACGCGTGCGTTGGCCCGTGCGCTCGAGCGGATGGACTTTCGCGTCGCGCACGCAACGCCCGCCGATGCCGTGGACTCGGTGGACGAGCGGGTGGAAGCCGTGATCGTCGCCGCGACTCGTCCTATTGTGCTGCCGATCGCGCGCCGCCTCAAGGCCCGCTTTCAGATGCCGCTGCTGCCGATCGTGGCGCTCACGGCGGCCCCGCGGCAGCGGCCTAACGGTGCGGCGCCAGACGTGTGGCTGCGCGCATCCACGCCGTGCGCCGAAGTGGCCGACCGCGTCGAAGAGCTGGTGCGCATCCGGCACGCCGAGCGTGAGATGGTCCGCTTGAGCACCACGCTGGCGGAGCTCGCAGCGGAGAATGGGCGGTTGTACGAGCGCGCGCGGCGCGACGCCGAGGCCACCGCGCTGCTGTTGCGCGAGCTGCAGCATCGCGTGCGAAACAATCTTGCGGCGATCCAGGCGCTGCTGGTGCTCGAGCGCCATCGCGCGCCGCCGCGCGCGCTGCCCGAAGCGCTCGACGTCGCGATCGCCCGATTGCGCAGCATGGCGGCGCTGCAGGATTCGCTCTTGCCGCACGCCAGCGAAGTGGAGCTTGCGTCGCTCGCGCGCGCGGTGGCGAACGGCGCGCTCGATGTGTTTGGCGCCGGCGATCGCGTGCGCTGCGACGTGACTGGCGGCGCCACGTTGCCGGCGCGCAGCGCGAGCGCGGTGGCCATCGTGCTCAACGAGCTGATCACCAACGCACTCAAACACGCCGATGCGCAGACGGTCGACGTCACGATCCGGCAGAATGGTCGCGCCGTCGAATTGGATGTCGCAGACGATGGACGCGGCATGCCGGCGACGAGCGCGAGCGGCAGCGGCTTGGTGATCGTGCGGGCGGTGGTGCAGAACGAGTTGGGCGGCTCGTTGTCCTACGTGCCATCGGCGTGCGGGACGCGGGCACGAATTGCGATTCCAGCCGCGGCCGGCGACGGCGCGGCAGGCGCCGACTGA
- a CDS encoding MotA/TolQ/ExbB proton channel family protein, with product MSLSLVSMWGTMGWFAKGIVFVLAIMSIFSLTIAIGKWIRLRKAQSETRKFAPEFSQFLEEDNLNEAIKLAESYKKSHVARVLGGALGEVKPLLQDGSVTVADINSAERAVERNMLIIVSELKRGLAVLATVGATAPFVGLLGTVMGIVNAFQGMAVSGAGGLGSVSAGISEALITTAFGLIVAIPAVWFFNYFSTKIDNLSVEMTYTSKEMIDYLIKGVAGEFGRSRFTREFNATSASSSQGGPISQ from the coding sequence ATGAGTCTGTCGCTGGTATCCATGTGGGGCACGATGGGGTGGTTCGCCAAGGGCATCGTGTTCGTGCTCGCGATCATGTCGATCTTCTCGCTCACCATCGCGATCGGGAAGTGGATCCGTCTGCGGAAGGCGCAGTCGGAGACCCGCAAGTTCGCGCCGGAGTTTTCGCAGTTCCTCGAGGAGGACAACCTCAACGAGGCCATCAAGCTCGCCGAGAGCTACAAGAAATCGCACGTGGCCCGGGTGTTGGGCGGTGCGTTAGGCGAAGTGAAGCCGCTGCTCCAGGACGGATCGGTGACCGTGGCCGACATCAACTCGGCCGAGCGCGCGGTGGAGCGCAACATGTTGATCATCGTGTCCGAGCTCAAGCGCGGTCTGGCCGTGCTGGCGACGGTCGGCGCCACGGCGCCGTTCGTCGGACTGCTCGGAACGGTCATGGGCATCGTGAACGCCTTCCAGGGCATGGCGGTGTCGGGCGCCGGCGGGTTAGGCTCGGTGTCGGCCGGTATTTCCGAGGCACTCATCACGACGGCCTTCGGCCTCATCGTCGCCATTCCGGCGGTGTGGTTCTTCAACTACTTCTCGACCAAGATCGACAACCTGTCCGTCGAGATGACGTACACGTCGAAGGAAATGATCGACTACCTGATCAAGGGTGTGGCCGGCGAGTTCGGCCGGTCGCGGTTCACCCGCGAGTTCAACGCCACCTCGGCGTCGAGCTCTCAGGGCGGCCCGATTTCCCAGTAG
- a CDS encoding response regulator, translating into MPSPLRILIAEDESVTALGLEQDLRSLGHSVIGIAADGVTAVSMARTLSPDLVLLDVRMPHLSGLEAAERIHIDRPVPIIIVTAYSDAETLGQAAMLPVFHYLVKPVTAAQLSAAIAIAEARHEEWMKQRHETDDLRKRLEDRKIIERAKGILMERDSISESAAYKVLQRTSQSRNMTMAELSRSLLAAEELIRAPSSAASSAPRVEPRREATRESPRRESP; encoded by the coding sequence TTGCCATCGCCGCTACGAATCTTGATCGCCGAGGATGAGAGCGTCACCGCGCTGGGCCTCGAGCAAGATCTGCGCTCACTCGGCCACAGCGTGATCGGCATTGCTGCCGACGGCGTGACCGCCGTCTCCATGGCGCGCACCCTGAGCCCCGATCTCGTGCTGCTCGACGTCCGCATGCCCCATCTCTCGGGCCTGGAAGCGGCGGAACGGATCCACATCGACCGGCCCGTCCCGATCATCATCGTCACGGCGTACAGCGACGCCGAGACGTTGGGCCAAGCGGCAATGCTGCCGGTGTTTCACTACCTGGTAAAGCCGGTGACGGCCGCCCAACTGAGCGCCGCCATCGCCATCGCCGAAGCGCGGCACGAAGAGTGGATGAAGCAGCGCCACGAGACCGACGACCTGCGCAAGCGGCTCGAAGATCGGAAAATCATCGAGCGTGCTAAGGGAATTCTCATGGAGCGCGACTCGATCAGCGAGAGCGCGGCGTACAAGGTGCTGCAGCGCACGAGTCAGAGCCGCAACATGACGATGGCCGAGCTGTCGCGCAGCCTGCTCGCGGCCGAAGAACTCATTCGCGCGCCGTCGAGCGCTGCATCGAGCGCACCGCGCGTCGAGCCGCGGCGAGAGGCGACCCGCGAATCACCGCGCCGCGAAAGCCCCTGA